The DNA window ATCGATTTAAAACCTGGAATTTATCTTATCAAAGCGAAAAGCGACTGTTATTTTGCCCCTCAAAAAATTATTATCAAATAATGCACCTACGATGAAAAATTTTAAAAAATTAGGATTGCTATTTACTATTTTTTGGTTAAATGTAAGCAATGCTGCGACTCCAGTAGCCTCCGTAGTGTTATCAAATCCAGCTGTTTCAAACAAATTGACACAGTATACCGATAACAACTCCGCTGCCGAAGCCTACACCATTCAAACGACAAAGGATGGTGTGCAATGCCGTGAAATACCTAGCAGTAAATATGCCTATTTTAGAGTAGATGACACCACCATACCTTCAACTGATACCAATTTATTGTTTTATATTACTTTTTATGATGAAGGTACGAATACCTTTAATTTGCAATACAATTCTAATGATACCAGCGGCACTACTTCAAACCAAAATTATAAATCTAGTGTTATTACTAAAACGGGGTCCAATACTTGGATAACGGTTACCATCGCTATTCCAAATGCTTCATTCAGAAATGCCCAAAACAACGCAAGCGACTTTAGAATCAGTGGTGGTACAAATGTTTATATCAGCAAAATTGAAATTGCAAAAGGAAGCTTAAACCCAAATATTGAACCTATTCCAGTAGTATCGGCAAGCTCTTACTCTGAATTCACTGGTAAATCAGTTGCGGGTTACCAAGCTTGGTTCAAAACAGGTAACGCTACTTCAGGTTGGACGCATTGGAGTGGAAACACACCTCCTGCCACCAACAAAGCGCATTTCGAAATCTATCCCGATGTAACCGAATACCTCGATACCGATTTGGCTCAAACGGCATTGGCGAATTTAGGCAATGGCAATCCCTCGACCTTATTCAATTCGACCAACAAATCCGTGATTGATACCCATTTCAAATGGATGAAAGATTATGGCATCGATGGAGCTGCTGTGCAACGCTTTATTGGCAACATCGGAGGAGCAATCATCAACTCTCCCAATTCTGCTGCAACAAAAATCAAACAAGCAGCCGAAGCCAACGGGCGAATTTTTTACATTTGTTACGATACATCCTCCAGCGGAATGGAGGCGACTTGGGATGAAACAATTAAATTTGACTGGGTGTACAATGTAGAACAAAATAATAATCTAACGGCTAGTCCGGCTTATGCCAAAGTAGGAAACAAACCTGTTGTCCAACTTTGGGGAACCGGCATGGCTGGTGGAAAAAACCCCGGAACGGCAGCTGAAACAATCGCCTTGATTCAATTTTTACAATCGCGTGGTTGCTACGTTATTTGTGGCTCACCCAGAGGTTGGCGTACTGGTAATCGGGATTCCAAAGGCTTGGCGCAAACCTCTACTATACCTGGCGATCAGGAAAATTTTGAGCCCGTTTATAATGCTTATGATATGATTTCGCCCTGGATGGTGGGTCGCATTCGAACCAATTCGGATTCTGATGCTATACTTACCAGCACGATGATAGGCGATAAAAGTTATTGCAATGCCCGAAACATATCATATATGCCAGTCATTTTCCCAGGTTTTGCTTGGTCGCAATGGAATGAAGGAACGGTCAATTGGGCCCCTCGAAACGCGGGTGATTTTATGTGGAGACAAGCCTATAATATCAAAACTTTGGGCGTGGCGAATATGTATTTTGCTATGTTCGACGAATACGATGAGGGCACAGCCATAATGAAAAATGCCACGGATTGGACTATGAT is part of the Flavobacterium nackdongense genome and encodes:
- a CDS encoding T9SS type A sorting domain-containing protein: MKNFKKLGLLFTIFWLNVSNAATPVASVVLSNPAVSNKLTQYTDNNSAAEAYTIQTTKDGVQCREIPSSKYAYFRVDDTTIPSTDTNLLFYITFYDEGTNTFNLQYNSNDTSGTTSNQNYKSSVITKTGSNTWITVTIAIPNASFRNAQNNASDFRISGGTNVYISKIEIAKGSLNPNIEPIPVVSASSYSEFTGKSVAGYQAWFKTGNATSGWTHWSGNTPPATNKAHFEIYPDVTEYLDTDLAQTALANLGNGNPSTLFNSTNKSVIDTHFKWMKDYGIDGAAVQRFIGNIGGAIINSPNSAATKIKQAAEANGRIFYICYDTSSSGMEATWDETIKFDWVYNVEQNNNLTASPAYAKVGNKPVVQLWGTGMAGGKNPGTAAETIALIQFLQSRGCYVICGSPRGWRTGNRDSKGLAQTSTIPGDQENFEPVYNAYDMISPWMVGRIRTNSDSDAILTSTMIGDKSYCNARNISYMPVIFPGFAWSQWNEGTVNWAPRNAGDFMWRQAYNIKTLGVANMYFAMFDEYDEGTAIMKNATDWTMIPTDQYFLTSSADGIWCSSDFQLRVAGASIEMLKGTRALTATMPIPHSLGPVYYRNSFEQRTTAYNYIGGIAQNTGTFNVDPCFYKATVLANSNVVNPYCDIQQLNVKSGLYSVKASGTISSNAAAVFNKRIAEVKIPVTKDMKLSFWKKTENDLGRYVFVDLLTNTGKKLSAYSYTDQNGNPMNAATAHGTVGAGWEKFSCDFGKDVLLGETIVGIQINYEQTAMGNFEAYFDDFLIEEAKTLGQTTLEKLVENPFEINQNPSMGAFVLANTSGEECTFAVYNLLGQLLMNKKSNQSEETIDLTSNPDGIYLLQVIYNGNSYIQKLIKK